The DNA segment AAAGCCAAACAGGGAGGCGATGCCGAACACCCCGACAACCGTCTGGCTGTCTACGTCAGGGGCGGTGAGCGCCTCCTGGATTATTCCGACAACATATTCGAGAAAATCTTCTTCCAGTTTCAGCTCAAGATCTTCCGGTGATTCAAAATAACTGTCACGATAATCGATACCGGACATCCAGCGCGAGAATGTGTCAACTAGATTAATTTCTTTCCATGTATGCCCCGCCTCCACGGTTGCCATGGCAAAAAGCTCCTTGCGATTTGCGAGCCTTCGCTCATCGGTCTTGCCATACACAACGAAGATGGCCCGC comes from the Desulfobacterales bacterium genome and includes:
- a CDS encoding DUF1788 domain-containing protein translates to MGRIEKLAERYGRYVSLPWQKGLAGAQRAIFVVYGKTDERRLANRKELFAMATVEAGHTWKEINLVDTFSRWMSGIDYRDSYFESPEDLELKLEEDFLEYVVGIIQEALTAPDVDSQTVVGVFGIASLFGFVRVSEIMSRVENTIRGRLVVFFPGEFENANYRLLDARDGWNYHAVPITLHEEISIT